The following coding sequences are from one Rutidosis leptorrhynchoides isolate AG116_Rl617_1_P2 chromosome 11, CSIRO_AGI_Rlap_v1, whole genome shotgun sequence window:
- the LOC139874994 gene encoding uncharacterized mitochondrial protein AtMg00860-like, whose translation MKLKFTKCSFREEVGKFLGHIVTPRGIRANPNKIEAVEQMQSPKSRKDALTCFLLKEAERSLPFFHTLKNLLKKSDFKWTEEAEKAFLEMKALLKELPTLTAPEVGETLMLYLTTSKEAISSVLVTDMGQMHVYFVSKALSGSEVN comes from the exons atgaagcttaagttCACAAAGTGTAGTTTTAGGGAAGAAGTGGGAAAATTCCTGGGGCACATAGTAACCCCAAGAGGAATTCGTGCAAATCCTAATAAAATTGAAGCGGTGGAACAGATGCAGTCACCAAAATCCAGAAAAGATGCACTAACATGCTTCTTGTTAAAAGAAGCAGAGAGGTCTTTGCCATTCTTCCATACTTTAAAGAACTTATTGAAAAAGTCAGACTTCAAGTGGACAGAGGAGGCCGAGAAAGCTTTTCTAGAAATGAAGGCGCTTTTGAAAGAATTGCCTACTTTAACCGCGCCAGAGGTAGGAGAAACATTAATGCTGTATCTTACGACTTCGAAAGAAGCCATAAGCTCTGTTCTTGTCACAGATATGGGGCAG ATGCATGTATACTTTGTCAGTAAGGCGCTTAGTGGTAGTGAGGTTAATTAA